The genomic region AAGGAGCCGAAGCGTTTGGATTCCTGTACGCGCCGAGGAAGTATGAAAAGGGGTAGGGGGTAGAGTTTAGGGTTTAGAGTTGCTTCGCCTCATTACTGACTTATAATTGAGGCGAAGCAACTCTAAACTCTAAACCCCCAGCAGAAAAAAACCGGCAAGTGTGCCGGTTTTTTTCTGCTGGGTTAGTATTCGTCTTCGTTGAAGAAGAAATCATCCTTTGTCGGATAATCAGGCCAAATCTCCTCAATACTCTCGTACGGCTGACCATCGTCTTCCAGTTCCTGCAGGTTTTCCACGACTTCAAGCGGAGCGCCAGAGCGGATCGAATAGTCGATTAATTCATCTTTTGTTGCCGGCCAGGGGGCATCCTCCAGATAGGATGCCAATTCGAGTGTCCAATACATAGGCGTTTCTTCTTTACGTATGACAACTGATTGTCGTTAGGAGTGCAAAACTAAAAAAATATAAATATCCAAGTAGTTTTCATATAAAATCTTTACAAAACCGCTCAGATACGCTTAAAACGCCAATTTTTCCGAAATGTTTAGGGGTTAGGGATTGCAGAAATCGCAATACATCGGGTCGGCACAAGGCTCGCCCCCGGGATGAACTTTCTCCTGCCCGAAACCACAGCGAACGCAGCGGTAAAGCTCCGAACGAATGCCCCGGGTCGGCAGGCCACAGTGCCCGCAGGGAAGACCCGGAATCCGCTCGACCCTATCAAAGCCGGGACAGCGGCAGGCCGGGCAGCGGCTTTCCAGCTTTTCGATCAGCTTGGTGGTGCATTCGGCAATCACCTGCATCCGGGTCGGGTTATGCAGGGCCCGCATGTCCGTTTCAACGGTTATATCCGGCCGCTTCTGCAGAAAGGCGGCCGCCCGGGCCCGTAGCTCACCGGGGTCGTGCAGGCCTTTTACGGTCGGAAACCCCTCGCCTTTGAGAATAAGCCCGTGGGAAGGGAAGCGGGCGGCCTCGGCAAACCGGAGAACTTCGTCGAGTGAGGCCGTCGTGAGGCTGGCAAAATTGGTTTGGGTGGAGATGTGTTCCGCCGTAATTTCCAGATTGTTCCGCAAGTCCGCAAAAACCAGCAGTTCGAGGTCGGCGGCGACAAAAGGGAAATAGGGGTGAGGCCCAAACGACCCCTCGCTCGCCACCCCGACCGACTCTCCGGTCAGCGCCAGGGCTTTCCGAAGTTTCAGCCGGGCCGCTTCGAGAGCCGTCCCGGGCCTTTTTGTTTCACCTGTGAATGTTCCGAACTCATCCGTATTCAATCCTTCCGGAAGTTGGCACCTCACCCCCAAGGCCTGTTCCAGCGCCGAAGCGATGACCGCCTCTTTGCCGTGCATGGTTGCAATGACGACGGTCCGGCCCCGAAAAAGGTCCGGACCGCTGTCTGCTTCATTGTCCCTGTCCAAGGGAAAAAGCGGGTTTTCCATCGAAGGTGCACAGGTTCTCCGTCTTGATGATGTCGAAACCGGCCGTGTTGATTTCGCTCATCAGTGTCAGAATCTGCTGGTACGTCACCGGCCTGAACTCTTCCGTCGTGAACCGGCAGCGCCAGTGGTCGGTGCAGAACGTCTCCGGAATGCCGCCCGGGTAAACCTTCACGCCCCGGTTGGTAATCATGTTCAGGCCCAGTTCTCCGTTCCGGAAGTCTTTCAGCGATTCGCCGAGCTGCTCGGCACTGCCTTTTTTCCAGTGCAGAAAGATATCGACGCCTACCGTAGCCTTCTGGGCCGCGGTTGTCTGCTTCAGATTCACCGTGATGCTTTTTTTCGCCGCGGCGGTATACTGCACCGGTTTCAGCTGCGTCGGCTGCTGGCCCAGGCGGGCAATTACGGCGTCGGCAAACTCCCTCGTCCCGACTTGTTCGCGGCTGATTCCTT from Tellurirhabdus rosea harbors:
- a CDS encoding DUF2795 domain-containing protein, with amino-acid sequence MYWTLELASYLEDAPWPATKDELIDYSIRSGAPLEVVENLQELEDDGQPYESIEEIWPDYPTKDDFFFNEDEY
- a CDS encoding DUF6671 family protein, with protein sequence MDRDNEADSGPDLFRGRTVVIATMHGKEAVIASALEQALGVRCQLPEGLNTDEFGTFTGETKRPGTALEAARLKLRKALALTGESVGVASEGSFGPHPYFPFVAADLELLVFADLRNNLEITAEHISTQTNFASLTTASLDEVLRFAEAARFPSHGLILKGEGFPTVKGLHDPGELRARAAAFLQKRPDITVETDMRALHNPTRMQVIAECTTKLIEKLESRCPACRCPGFDRVERIPGLPCGHCGLPTRGIRSELYRCVRCGFGQEKVHPGGEPCADPMYCDFCNP